One window of Chryseobacterium sp. JJR-5R genomic DNA carries:
- a CDS encoding RHS repeat-associated core domain-containing protein: protein MINEMKMKLFSSFILSLCTVMGFSQTILYQAESTTRTVQDPQTVVLAQGFKASGSVSNPFVGKIGPATENPGGGPTDSNAGASNSSGTTETTSNKFHDTRGGIEVGGAGQLQFALPIALPPGVKNVAPQINLIYTNNSGNGVAGYGWNISGVSSIIRIGKNIEKDGDAQGVQLNYSDYYSFNGQRLILKSGEYGKNGAEYVTEKYSNLKIKSVGTLNQIYVGYQGPEIFEVIFEDGSVAIYGAISYGSTQSMYNATTPMEYNIKSWRDTKGNYINYNYTQSNNVSVISSIQWGGNEMLGKSHFNEIVFNYTTRDLKEQSYVKGISFIQDKLLSNIIVNTNGGLFKKYAISYVKNGTNYQFVKEITESNSQNQDANPVTFTNISDPTVSNIFQQDNRFDDIYGENVISGDFNGDGKPDFLKGNVLMLGRLDGTGQFINVSYTGDIFATGSFKNSNNILSNKQQLFSKELNYQSKSLIIRTYELQNNSLVNTGTKTFSLAAYPNIFYNFYGQVLGGIVQMELITKTREGDFDGDGMSDFIIYFVNIEKDISPMTDWYEEHVYEQRQFYVNLDKNLIKEVTGSDFYSASTHYPYNDNKPYIKITDNCYMGNFTGLAKTDILTITNNNFSVYELDTQQNFIKLFYTNRESLDGKVYLGDFNGDNKTDILAPITNDSSDWRMYLSTGNGFKKEYYSNLFLYQPTPPKGPGRKFREIVRTYSTSDLNRDGKSDFIIFESQKWFRDGVLDWNNPDSSYGFNYLRNEGSDANGRPIFSNVYNIAPKEATGLGNPDSEDINYSMYGEHYIPLFGSFRVSKLNTDFAILHKTKLITWDLGSKLNKISSIKSIKQGGLTTDVEYSTLINDGGIYKSYFDTNAITYPYVNIAENINYNVVSRLTQGQRKQEFRYRDLIGHLLGKGMIGFRQVARSTFFANGFENTKIWTGSEITPANEGLPYKDWTIRTTDESKIFPADISLNNTQLLSFKQYDYKIDKLLNGTIVTAVADADKPKIVTAVNPSVTISKDFLKNIKTVHTVETYNSIYLPLKSVKNINDGFAVSTSELEYYPSDTTPGSNYNIGKPKIKTDIIQAYGDTKSIKEEYTYENNLLKTLKTWNRDNSGYLLETYSYDGFGNIVQKVGSNSLDSKTETAKTEYEDKGRFAVKKIDNLQLETVLSYNNWGQVLTETDPLENTITNTYDGWGKLLTSKKNLGGTTAYTYELVYGPSIPPAPAPVIGTKSIEYFPDGNQNITYTNLLGLIYKTSTKAFGQGQFISKEIQYDVLGRKIGESEPYFEGQSASQWNSVLYDDSVFPSKATVTSSNGKQMEVIISGSITTEKEVNGYGRITTKATDALENIISSSDKGGTITFSYNAAGEQIQAKYAENTITTKYDVWGRKSEFNDPSNGVYKYEYEGQGQLKKIISPKGTKEYTYNSLGQLTTQNEISTSDSGQATNKVISYSYDNKGRITSRSGTSKGKPYSSNAVYDPQGRLVSSSETSNGKYFIQKGMTYDDNGRIVSYEKQLYSSGVMTKVNIENVYSPWNGALYQVKNQSSGKILWQLNDTNAKGQILAAKLGSTNISNAYDAYGFLKNANHSSATTQNILKLTYSFDAIRNELKFRKTEGDFFIEEYFDYDDNNRLINWTDPVTGIKPSANRNVYDIKGRIMENDQVGAIKYENSSKIYQPTGMTLNTVGELNYTNDLIQTIVYNENNDPIFIDGMKGDVAFQYGLTSMRQRVTYGGNFAGDANGKYTKFYNEDASYEVVVDNTTGAEKHVIYIGGTPYESNIVFIKDYGETTGSYRFLHKDYLGSILAITDEIGYKIEQRHFDAWGNMTHFKKGINAVVTDRDQINTLIANGNLLLDRGYTSHEYFPEVGIIHMNGRLYDPLLRRFLNADENIQDPYNTQNYNKYGYVLNNPMLYNDYTGEVIGIDDIIIAVGVAIFISVATDYYLNRPVNLDSMFQSVSMSLMSMAVSTGIGDIFKAGGEVAKSLGKWTIVARAGAHAIAQGTLSFMQGGKFWSGALSGAFASASNDLLGLALDNTSSGSILKSDGFSLLNGAVSGGIGSVLGGGNFWVGAGRGLIVTTFNFLAHKIDNDPRPKKKGSGFKIPRLGFKLKAPSPHGTLMSIITGQSRHMWGPDAVSISVYGQVSSGINVTGSYGYIMTLNGKSGYSKMYGGEIGGGTVNVGGGIVYTEYYCACSESKVSTGLFMGKGWSVNAQLDDFAKLGFGASWSNDNSWKYNTYMLSVSFGLDLIPTGVDINFNKNMSSQDFRQLRGILESQK, encoded by the coding sequence ATGATTAACGAAATGAAAATGAAATTATTTTCATCATTTATACTGTCTTTATGTACGGTCATGGGCTTTTCACAGACCATCCTGTATCAGGCAGAAAGTACGACCCGGACAGTCCAGGATCCTCAGACGGTGGTACTGGCCCAGGGATTCAAGGCATCAGGAAGCGTATCGAATCCTTTTGTGGGTAAAATTGGCCCTGCGACGGAAAATCCGGGCGGCGGGCCAACGGATTCTAATGCGGGAGCTAGTAACTCATCAGGAACTACAGAAACTACCAGCAATAAATTTCATGATACTCGTGGAGGTATAGAAGTTGGTGGAGCAGGTCAGCTTCAGTTTGCCCTACCTATTGCTTTACCGCCGGGAGTTAAAAACGTAGCCCCGCAGATTAATCTTATTTATACAAATAATTCAGGAAATGGAGTCGCTGGATACGGTTGGAATATTTCAGGAGTTTCTTCTATTATAAGAATAGGAAAAAATATTGAAAAAGACGGTGATGCCCAAGGGGTCCAACTAAACTACTCAGATTATTATAGTTTTAATGGACAAAGATTGATTCTAAAGTCAGGAGAATATGGAAAAAACGGAGCGGAATATGTGACTGAGAAATATTCAAACTTAAAAATAAAATCTGTCGGGACGCTCAACCAGATTTATGTAGGATATCAAGGTCCGGAAATATTTGAAGTTATATTTGAAGATGGATCAGTTGCTATTTATGGAGCCATTTCTTATGGGTCTACCCAATCAATGTATAATGCAACAACTCCAATGGAATATAATATTAAAAGTTGGAGAGACACTAAGGGCAATTATATTAATTATAATTATACTCAGAGCAATAATGTATCTGTTATCTCATCTATTCAATGGGGAGGAAACGAGATGTTGGGTAAATCGCATTTTAATGAGATTGTGTTTAACTATACTACTAGGGATTTGAAAGAACAATCTTATGTAAAAGGCATTTCATTTATTCAAGATAAATTACTAAGTAATATTATTGTTAATACAAATGGGGGGCTGTTTAAGAAATATGCAATCAGTTACGTTAAAAATGGAACTAATTATCAGTTTGTTAAAGAAATAACAGAGTCAAATTCACAAAATCAAGATGCTAATCCTGTAACTTTCACTAACATCTCTGATCCTACTGTTAGCAATATATTTCAGCAAGATAATAGGTTCGATGATATTTATGGGGAGAATGTCATTTCCGGTGATTTTAACGGTGACGGTAAACCGGACTTTTTGAAAGGAAATGTGCTTATGCTTGGGAGACTGGACGGAACAGGGCAATTTATAAATGTTAGTTATACTGGGGATATTTTTGCAACAGGCAGTTTTAAGAATAGTAATAATATTCTTTCGAATAAACAGCAATTGTTTTCAAAAGAACTTAATTACCAGAGTAAATCATTAATCATCAGGACTTATGAACTCCAAAACAACTCTCTGGTAAATACTGGGACAAAAACATTCAGTCTTGCAGCCTATCCTAACATTTTTTATAATTTTTATGGACAGGTATTGGGAGGAATCGTTCAAATGGAACTTATCACCAAAACCAGAGAAGGCGATTTTGACGGAGATGGAATGTCTGATTTTATCATATATTTTGTAAATATTGAAAAAGATATTTCTCCTATGACAGATTGGTATGAGGAGCATGTTTATGAGCAACGCCAATTTTACGTCAACTTAGATAAAAATCTGATAAAAGAAGTTACTGGGAGTGATTTTTACAGTGCAAGTACTCATTATCCATACAATGATAATAAACCTTATATTAAAATAACGGATAATTGTTATATGGGTAATTTTACAGGTCTGGCGAAGACTGATATATTGACAATTACTAATAATAATTTCAGTGTCTATGAATTAGATACACAGCAAAATTTTATTAAGCTATTTTATACCAACAGAGAATCGTTAGATGGAAAAGTATACTTGGGGGATTTCAATGGCGATAATAAAACAGATATTCTCGCTCCGATAACAAATGATTCTTCTGATTGGAGAATGTATCTGTCTACAGGTAATGGCTTTAAAAAAGAATATTATTCCAACTTATTTTTATACCAACCCACCCCTCCAAAGGGACCTGGAAGAAAATTTAGAGAAATTGTAAGAACATATTCTACATCTGATTTAAATAGGGACGGTAAAAGTGATTTTATAATCTTTGAATCACAAAAATGGTTCAGAGATGGTGTATTAGACTGGAATAATCCAGATTCAAGCTATGGTTTCAATTATTTGAGAAACGAAGGTTCAGACGCTAATGGTAGGCCTATTTTCAGTAATGTTTATAATATAGCTCCGAAAGAAGCTACAGGACTCGGAAATCCGGATTCTGAAGATATTAATTATTCTATGTATGGGGAACATTACATTCCTTTATTTGGCTCATTCCGAGTTTCAAAGCTGAATACAGATTTTGCTATTTTACATAAGACTAAATTAATTACCTGGGATTTAGGAAGTAAACTAAATAAAATTTCTTCAATAAAATCAATCAAACAGGGCGGACTAACGACCGATGTAGAATATTCAACTTTGATAAATGACGGAGGTATTTATAAATCATATTTCGATACCAACGCAATAACTTATCCGTATGTTAATATTGCAGAAAATATAAATTACAATGTAGTTTCAAGATTGACGCAAGGACAGAGAAAGCAGGAATTCCGATATAGGGATTTGATTGGACATTTGCTGGGTAAGGGAATGATCGGCTTTAGGCAAGTGGCACGTTCAACTTTCTTTGCAAACGGATTTGAAAATACTAAGATTTGGACGGGAAGCGAGATCACCCCTGCTAACGAAGGACTACCATATAAGGACTGGACAATAAGAACGACTGACGAATCGAAAATTTTTCCGGCGGATATTTCGTTAAACAATACTCAGTTATTATCTTTTAAACAATATGATTATAAAATAGATAAGCTGTTAAACGGGACAATTGTTACCGCTGTTGCAGATGCAGACAAACCTAAAATTGTTACCGCAGTTAATCCTTCTGTAACAATTTCTAAAGATTTTCTAAAAAATATTAAGACTGTTCATACTGTAGAAACTTATAACAGCATTTATCTTCCGTTGAAATCTGTTAAAAATATAAATGATGGATTTGCTGTATCAACCTCTGAATTGGAATATTATCCTTCGGACACAACACCAGGAAGTAACTATAATATTGGAAAACCCAAAATAAAAACAGATATAATTCAGGCCTATGGTGATACAAAATCAATAAAAGAAGAATATACCTATGAAAATAATCTTTTAAAGACTCTTAAAACCTGGAATAGAGATAACTCAGGCTATTTATTAGAAACTTACTCTTATGATGGTTTCGGGAATATAGTACAGAAAGTTGGCAGTAACAGTTTAGATTCAAAAACAGAAACCGCAAAGACAGAGTATGAGGACAAAGGTAGATTTGCTGTTAAAAAAATTGATAATCTGCAATTGGAGACCGTTCTAAGCTATAACAATTGGGGACAGGTACTTACTGAAACTGATCCCCTAGAAAATACCATTACCAATACATACGATGGCTGGGGTAAATTGCTCACAAGCAAGAAAAACCTAGGCGGTACAACTGCATACACTTATGAGCTTGTATATGGTCCTTCTATTCCTCCTGCACCTGCACCGGTTATCGGAACGAAGTCTATAGAGTACTTTCCCGATGGAAATCAAAATATCACTTATACTAACTTGCTGGGACTGATTTATAAAACCTCTACGAAAGCTTTCGGACAGGGACAATTTATTTCAAAAGAAATCCAGTATGATGTTTTAGGAAGAAAAATAGGAGAAAGTGAGCCTTATTTTGAAGGCCAGTCAGCATCTCAGTGGAATTCAGTTTTATATGATGATTCTGTCTTTCCATCAAAAGCTACCGTTACTTCTTCCAATGGCAAACAGATGGAGGTGATCATTTCAGGAAGCATAACAACGGAAAAAGAAGTAAACGGCTATGGAAGAATAACTACAAAGGCTACAGATGCATTAGAAAATATTATTTCTTCAAGTGATAAAGGAGGAACAATTACTTTCTCATATAATGCTGCGGGAGAACAAATACAGGCTAAATATGCAGAGAATACAATAACTACTAAGTATGATGTCTGGGGAAGAAAATCCGAATTTAACGATCCTTCCAACGGCGTATATAAATATGAATATGAAGGACAAGGACAATTAAAAAAGATAATTAGTCCTAAAGGTACCAAAGAATATACCTATAACAGTTTAGGTCAGCTTACTACACAAAATGAAATATCAACTTCAGATAGCGGCCAGGCTACCAATAAAGTTATTTCTTATTCTTATGACAATAAAGGGCGAATTACTTCAAGGTCAGGAACCTCAAAAGGGAAGCCTTATAGCTCAAATGCAGTTTACGATCCGCAAGGAAGGTTAGTTTCCTCATCGGAAACAAGTAATGGAAAATACTTTATCCAGAAAGGGATGACCTATGATGATAATGGAAGAATTGTCTCTTACGAAAAACAGCTGTATTCTTCGGGGGTCATGACAAAAGTAAATATTGAGAATGTGTATAGTCCTTGGAATGGTGCTTTATATCAGGTAAAAAACCAGTCATCGGGAAAAATACTTTGGCAGCTTAACGATACAAATGCTAAGGGCCAAATCTTAGCTGCTAAACTTGGATCAACAAATATCAGCAATGCTTATGATGCTTATGGATTTTTAAAAAATGCTAATCATTCTTCAGCAACCACCCAAAATATTTTGAAGCTGACCTATTCATTTGATGCCATAAGAAACGAACTGAAATTTAGAAAAACAGAAGGTGATTTCTTTATTGAAGAATACTTTGATTATGATGATAACAACCGTTTGATTAATTGGACAGATCCTGTTACAGGCATTAAACCTTCAGCAAACAGAAATGTTTATGATATCAAAGGGAGAATCATGGAGAATGATCAAGTAGGTGCCATAAAGTATGAGAATTCCTCGAAAATATACCAGCCGACAGGAATGACGTTAAATACTGTAGGCGAGCTAAATTATACAAATGATCTAATCCAGACTATTGTTTATAATGAAAACAACGATCCTATATTTATTGATGGGATGAAAGGTGATGTTGCTTTCCAGTACGGATTGACGAGCATGAGACAGAGGGTAACTTACGGAGGAAACTTTGCTGGGGATGCAAACGGTAAATATACTAAATTCTACAATGAAGACGCAAGTTATGAAGTAGTGGTGGATAATACAACTGGAGCCGAGAAACACGTTATTTATATTGGAGGAACACCTTATGAAAGCAATATTGTTTTTATTAAAGATTATGGAGAAACTACGGGTTCATATAGGTTTTTACATAAAGATTACTTGGGAAGCATTTTAGCAATTACTGACGAAATAGGATACAAGATCGAGCAAAGGCATTTTGATGCCTGGGGCAATATGACCCACTTCAAGAAAGGTATTAATGCCGTTGTTACAGATCGTGATCAGATCAATACGCTTATTGCCAATGGAAATTTACTATTAGACAGAGGTTACACAAGTCATGAATATTTTCCAGAAGTCGGGATCATTCACATGAACGGCAGATTATATGATCCTCTATTAAGAAGATTTCTGAATGCAGACGAAAATATTCAGGATCCGTATAATACGCAGAATTATAATAAATATGGTTATGTATTAAATAATCCTATGCTATATAATGATTATACAGGTGAAGTTATTGGAATCGATGATATAATTATTGCTGTTGGTGTTGCTATCTTTATATCAGTTGCGACGGATTATTATTTAAACAGACCTGTTAACCTAGATAGCATGTTTCAGTCAGTATCTATGTCATTAATGTCTATGGCAGTATCTACAGGTATCGGGGACATCTTTAAAGCCGGAGGTGAGGTTGCCAAATCACTGGGGAAATGGACAATTGTAGCTAGAGCTGGTGCACATGCTATTGCACAAGGTACACTTTCTTTTATGCAAGGAGGTAAATTTTGGAGTGGAGCATTGAGCGGAGCTTTTGCCAGTGCATCTAATGATCTTTTAGGGCTTGCGCTGGACAATACAAGTTCAGGCAGTATCTTGAAAAGTGATGGTTTTTCGTTGCTTAATGGAGCGGTTAGTGGAGGAATTGGTTCTGTACTCGGCGGAGGTAATTTTTGGGTTGGAGCAGGACGTGGTCTTATTGTTACCACTTTTAATTTTCTTGCACACAAGATAGACAATGATCCAAGACCAAAGAAAAAAGGAAGTGGTTTTAAAATACCTAGACTTGGATTTAAACTCAAAGCTCCATCTCCACACGGAACATTAATGTCTATTATAACCGGCCAGTCAAGACATATGTGGGGACCTGATGCAGTTTCTATCTCTGTTTATGGACAGGTATCGTCAGGTATCAATGTCACAGGATCTTATGGCTATATTATGACATTGAATGGTAAATCAGGTTATTCAAAAATGTATGGGGGAGAAATAGGCGGCGGAACAGTTAATGTAGGCGGCGGAATCGTTTATACCGAATATTATTGCGCTTGTTCAGAGTCAAAAGTAAGTACCGGATTATTTATGGGTAAAGGATGGTCCGTAAATGCACAGCTGGATGATTTTGCAAAGTTAGGTTTTGGTGCATCTTGGAGTAATGATAATAGCTGGAAATATAATACCTATATGCTGTCAGTGAGTTTTGGTCTTGACCTCATTCCTACTGGGGTAGATATAAACTTTAATAAGAATATGTCTTCTCAGGATTTTAGGCAATTAAGAGGTATATTAGAATCTCAAAAATAA